In Zingiber officinale cultivar Zhangliang chromosome 1A, Zo_v1.1, whole genome shotgun sequence, the DNA window TTGACCAAACTAGCAAGCTCACTCTCCTCGATCGTCATAGCACAGCCGATCAAGTAAGTATCTTTGGTAGTGCACATCGATCGGTTGGAGGGACTCACATTCCCGAGTGATTGGAGGACGGCGCTGATAGAGTTTTGTGATCGggagctacaccgtccgatcgggaggaggcCCAGTTGCTCAAAAAAAGGGCTGGTCGGTTCACCCTGATcggggatcagctctacaagaaggctttttcCAGACCTCTACTTAAATGTGTAAGATCGGAGGACGCCGACTATTTAATGTGAGAAGTACACCAAGGGTCCTGTGGAGGATATTCGGGTGGTCGGTCGTTGGCGAGGAAAATTCTGTTAGCCGGATATTTTTGGGCGACCTTGCAGGAAGATGCCACTCGGACAGTGGCTACCTGtctgtcctgccagaagtaccacaacctcTCGCACCGACCAACTGAGGAGATGAAGACGTCTACTGTATCTTGCCCGTTCCACCAGTAGAGTATGGACATCGTAGGGTCGTTCCCCATGGCAACAGGACAGCGGAGGTTCCTGCTTGTCGCGGTGacttatttctccaaatgggtcgaggccGAACCGCTGGCAAGaataactgagcagatggtcCAGAAGTTTATTTGGtagcacatcatttgtcggttcggcatccctcgatGGCTCATCTCGGATAATGGGAGGCAGTTCACTGGTCAGAAACTCAAGGAATGGTGCGAAGGGTACGACATTCAACAAGCCTTCATCTCCGTAGCATACCCTCAGAGCAATggacaagctgaagtcgccaatcgaGAGATCCTACGAATCCtatgggctcggctcgaccataccGAAGGAAACTGGGTCGATGAACTCCCTAGCGTGCTATGGGCGATCCACACAACTCCCAAGGAAGGAACCGAGGCAACCCTGTTCCACCTGGTGTACGACGGCGAAGCAGTCATCCTCATGGAAGTCAGAGTTGAGTCCGATCGGATACAGCACTACAACGAGGATAACGTCGAGCGGAGGCTTTTGGAGCTGGAGTTGGTGGATGAAGCATGCATTAAAGTCGTCGTCCGATTGGTGGCTTACCGACAAAGAAGgaggcagaactacaatcgaagggtgattccgaggtcattccaggtcggcgacctcgtgtggaagaaaatcaagtcggtCGGCGATGTCTCCAAGTTGGAAGCCCCATGGGTCGGACCCTTTAAGGTCGTTGACAAGCATCGCTCGGGCGCATACTACCTAGAGGACGAGGAGGGACGACGACTAGAACGCCCATGGAGCATGAACCATTACCAACCACACCGAGCCagatgagaggtgcgctgatgtaatcaaTGTATTTTCTATATCCCTGCGCCCTTTGAGTGCAGGACTGAAATCAAAAGCACGAGATTGCTAAACTTCAGGCTGAACGACAAGTCAAATCATTGAGCGACTACGTTAAAtgcaggtctccaccgacggtcgagcggtgaccttaaacccgagtcttcgtcAAATGATCGAGCTGCGACattaaacccaagtctccaccGACAGTTGaccaacgaccttaaacccgagtcttcatcaaatcattgagcgacgacgttaaacccaggtctccattgacggtcgaacgacgaccttaaacccgagtcttcgtcaaatcgtcaagcggcgacattaaacccaagtctccaccgatggtcgagcgacaaccttaaacccgagtcttcgtcaaatcgtcgagctgcgacgttaaactcaggtctccaccgacggtcgagcagcgaccttaaatccaagtctttgtcaaatcgtcgagcggtgacgaaAACTCATGTCTCCACTGACGGTCGAACAACGATCTTAAAAATCGATTCGTCACACACAgttgagtggcgaccttaaaccccggagAAGGTAGGAATCTTGTTTGAATTTAGCAAATGGTTGACCGACGACCCGCAAGACGACGGGATAGCTAAAGTTATTGTCGGACGGAAACACCCGCCACAAGCATGGAACAAATAAATCGTAAAGAAAACCCTTGCAGAGTGGGCAAAACGTTCATTTCATAAACAGATATGGCCGAGTGGCAGGATTACAGTTAAGACAAAAACTCTTACAGGACTCCAACCTACTCTATATAATCAAATACATCATCAAACATAGAGTCGTTCAACTGACTATGGTTGATAACGTCGTCCGACAGGGCTTCAGGGAGGTGACCGCCGCCTTGAGCTACTGGATGGTCCCATCAACGAGCAACTCGAATGCTTGGACGATCCTCTGGACTACCTTTTCAGTAAACTAGTCCGAGCGGAGATACTCCTGCTTCATCACGGCAAATCGGCTCGGCTCTTCATGTTGATAAACCGTTAGAGCCGAGCAGGAGGCCTCCAAGGCATCTTTGGCCTCCTTAAGCTTCTTGTTCAGAGACTCCTCACCAGCTGTTCAACTTGCCCGCTCGGCAATCAGATAATCCTCGGCCTCTTTGAGCTTTTGGGCGAGCCGCCGAGCCTCCTGGTTATTCAGTTCTAGGTCGGCAATGGCTCGCTATTTCCTCGTGAAGGCCAGCTCGAGTTTCCTGTCATAAGTCTTCAATTACGCCTCGATCTGGCCCAATCTACTAGCCTAATTGGGCGACTTTTGCTGCTCTGTCGCGAGGAGTCGTCAGGTCTCTTCCAGATCGACCTGCAGCTGAGCAACCGAGGGCCCCCGGGAGGAAGAGGCATCGCCAGAAATCTTGAGCTTCTTTAGCTCTTCCTCCACAAAGGCGAGCTGCTGGCACATGAccacgctctccacccagtactacaaGGAAACAGAAGAATGTCAACGCCGATCAAAGGAAAAGTATGAAATGATGAAACGCATACCCCAGTGGCCATCTGTAAATGGTTGCTCCCGAGTGCCCATAGTGATATCGTTGCCACTTAGGCTCGTGCTTCCTCCCAAACGTCGACAAGTGGACCGCGAATTATGATCTTGTGTTCGAGGATGGTCGGTCGGGAGCACTGCTCCAGATAGTCCTCCATTGGGAGGTTGATAGTCGCCGTCACCGACCGCCGTCCACTCGGGTCTGACGAGGAGGAGATCGTCGGACCAGAGCGAGCAGTAGTCGGCACGGGGTCGATCTAGGACACTCGAGGCCTCCGTAGAGTTCGGGACGGGGCCAGAGGCGTGATCGGTTGCGCGGGGATGGGCTCGGCTGGCAGATCGGTCAAAGAGGGGGTCCGACCGGACGAAGCAGCTTCCACTGTCGAGATCGCCACAGGAGAAGTGCCCTCGGTGGCACCTACGGACGAGGTGGCCGATCGGGAGATGTTTTCCGAACGGCGCCTCTTGCGCCTGATGAGTGGCAACCCCTCATCAGAAGACTCGACGCCCTCGGTCTAAGCGGCGGGCAATGCTTCAAGAGTGGGAGGCAGTGCGACCACTTCTTCAATACTGGCCATCTAAATGGTGGTAGGGCTCCTCGCTCTCAGCTTGAGTGCCCTCATGAGAGCCAACCGACGCCAGGCCGAGGCTCGCCATTTCTTTAGCAGCCGCCGCTTCGATCTCAGCGCCCCTCAACTTCGTCAAGCCGGCCATGCGTGCTCGCATCATGGTTTTGGCTGCAAGAGAGAGAAAgcaaatcagttagattcaaaggaaGAGTGCCAAGAAATCTCATACCTAAGCCGTTCGGGAGCATCGTGCGAATCGGACTCAGCCCAAAGATATACATGACGCCCTCGTGCAGTAGCCTGTGGATATCGTACTTCTACCCGGCTAGCATGTTTGCGATATGAAGGTAATCAGGTCGGCTCTTATACTTCTTCAGGTCTGGCTGAGGTGGTAGTCCGATCTGCCATTGGGTCCGGAAGCTGAGCCGCTCGGGGAGTCTCAGAAAGTAAAAGTACTCCTTCCGGTGTTTATTTGAAGTGgacatcttatcaaaaaataTCAGACCGATCCAAGACTGAAAGAGATAAGTCCCCAGCTcagactgcttgggataataaaagtaatgaaagacTCGCGGGGTCAAAGGAATGTCGTGCAGCCGGAATAGCacgacaacgccgcatagaaggcgaAAGGAGTTAGGGACGAGCTATGGAAGAGGGACGTGGAAGTAATTACAAACTTCAATAATGAAGGGGTGGATGGGAAACCACAGGTTGGCCACAAACTGGTCTCGGAATAAGCAGAAGCACCAATCGGCGGGTAATTTGGCCGATCAGCCGAAGAAGCCAAAATAATCTCATGATCGTAGGGGATTCCAAGGGTGTTCCTAAGTGCTTCAAGGTCACCCTCATCGAACCTGGTCTTCATGGTGGAGTACCAGAGCCCAGGTGAGGGGTTCAACGGCTGTGAAGAACTGACCATTGTCGGGAAGCCAGAAAACAGATTCGACGAAAAAAGGTGGACACACAAAAGGGACACGGGAAAACCGCTAGGCAGCGAGAAGAACTACAAAGGATCGAGGGACAGGAGAGGAGCTTACAGGAGCAAAAAGATCGCCGCCGAGGAGAACAAGGTCGTCGGAGCACTGGTTGCACCAAACACCGCCAACAGCTATCGGGGAAGAAGACATTAAGTGAAGATAGAGGCGGCGTCACGACTTTATAAAGATTGATTCAGTCGGCCGGAGCCGTCGGATCTAGGTCACGGGAACCGAAGTACCAATCCAACCGTCGAATTCAAACTGCCAAACGTAACATCAGTAGTTGTCACCTCGGACGTGCGGCGACTACGGCGGTGACGCGTGGCGTGCTCCTACAGGACCACTTAAGAGGCGCCATTATTAGGCATGGGCTCGTGCTCGATCTTAATGGAGgggatttgcacgaattccgagGAAATTCGGGCGACGTCATCATTTGGACGCACGGTCCGTGCCCCTCCAAAGGCGCCAAAGAAGAAACTTCCCAAGTGCAAACCATTGGATCACCGAGTGGCTCAGGAGATCGGTCCTGCACAAATCGATCGAGGTCCAACTAGCATCAGggccgatcggccaatcgatatccagactacttgtccagtcagtcggacttgcagcttctttcgactagacttgagggggagtcATGTGATCCGATGATTTAGATAGAGCCATGGGATCCCACCCCACAGAAGATCAGCGCCACATAGAAAGTCAAAATAGTGCCCCCAGGCTACCGTTCGACTAGGGGACCCCATCAACCGATAGGACTGAATCAGTCAAGTTTCAATCTGGTAAAGTTTGATGTGCTACAACAATTGTCAAACATTAATAGTTCATCACTGTTAACTTTCCAAGTGCTGATTAAACCAATCTTTGCCATCTCTACAGTTCAAAAACCAACACTGGATAAAGCACCTTCACTTAGGTACTCgtatcaaatttttaatttaactctAAATACATGAGCTTTCACTCCTACAAATTTGAGGTTCCTGTGAAATGCATTAACCAGGAAGACGCATACCATTTCGAAATCTCCTTCCGTACGAGCACGTTCAGTATCTCCTTGGAAACTCCGTTCTCCTTCGCCTTCACAGCATTTGGAAAATACTTCAGACCTGGTACTAGTTCAGAttacatccttgggatcaaattCAACTTACAGAAATTAGTTGCGACTTAACAATATGTTTCTAATTCCATATTCAGATAAAAGAGCACCATCACCAGTTCCAGTGTCTAATCCATTAGCAAGGTCTGGATCGCTTGCAATAAGACCAAAAACTCTCAACTCATCATTCAACATGCAACAGGTAGCAAAATGCcactaatttaaaacttaaaatgatTCTTGCACGCACTTGAACTCTTCATAGCTCGTTTTGGAGCCTTAAAATGGGAACCTAATCATGTGCTGATAACTTGAGAAACTTTGCGAAATGCCAAGGAAGTAATATTTTCCCATGCTATTCTCTGCTAAAAGTTGTTTGGCTTGTTTTCTCAAAAACTAATGTTCCGTCCCCACATTTGCATCGAAATGAAAATTTTCTTTGTTGTTTCTTCAAATTTCTTTGCAATataatgtttaaattttctttttctgcaATATCCTTCACAGACTAAGAAATCAGAATCAATGAAGCTGCATGCTGAAAGGAATGACCAAAAAGATAGCGAGCAGAATCCAAGCAAAGACAAAAAATTGCTTAAGACCCTGCTCACCAGGcgcaaatccaagaaagatgatacaatttataattattttgaggaatattgaatcaaatatttatattttctacCTCAAATTTTGTCTGTGAAACATACTTGAAGCTATATCATGTAAAGCAGTTTAACAACAAAGCAAAATTGTGCTCGGAGTATCAgcacaccttttttttttttcttttgctttcTAGGTATAATGATgttaaatttttgtaaattaactaTAATCAATTTCAGATGGTATTGTTGGATGCTACCAGGTGATAATGTGATTGTGAAATGTAAATTGTTCATGTATTTCACTTAGTTTGAAACCTTTCGACTGTTTTATTTGATGTGATATGTGCATTGGATCTGCAGTTTTAGCTCTTCCTTACATATTGGTGAgttaatgattttttttccaGTGATAATAGATTTGGAATGATTGTAATTAACAAGTGATATTagtttaaatcatcttagattcgatataataaataattaacaaaTTAATATACTCAGgataaaaataatcaaatatttGTAAAATGGCGCACAGAAGAAAAGCGTTGGGAAGGGTAAAGTcgtagatatctcaaaggaatagGACAAAGTCATCACTTCACTGCTGCGTACGTGAGAGCGTCTGAGAAACACGTGTCTAACGTAATCATCATTCATCACACCTCGGCGGTCCACTCAGTCCCGTTAGTTTAAACCGTAATAATCCTCCTTGCTGACTCATCGAAGCTGGGTTGGGGTCCATAGATTCTGACCAATGAAAAACGGGTATTTTACTTGGTTGAGTGTATGAAAGTTGGCAAAGTGGCTGCGTTGCTCCTTATAACGACCTCCACACCTCGTCTTCGAGAGTCCCGTTTGTTAGAGAGCAGAGTCGTCTTCCTCTCCACGAAGCTTCTAGTGGTCGAGTGGAGGAGAGGAAGGAGTGACCTGGAGAGAAGAGATCGGGCTTTTTCCATCCAAATCGAGGAAGCAGCTCCCAAGATTGATTCTTTCAGTGGTATTTCTCCTCTCCAACACTCATTTTAAGCACGATTTCAACCACTTTTCGATCGATTTCTCTTCGTTCAAGCCTTCTTTGATTCCCGATCTTTGCTCATTTTGGTTTCGCGTGACTTGATTGATGGAAATGTACTGTCCTCGGTAGCGTTCAGCTTGAGTCAGATCGATCTCTCTACAGAAAATGTCCATATTGTTCTTTTTGGCATTTGCTTTGACGTAATAGATAGATCGCACCGTTTTCATAGATTTTATCCATTCCATCAGTGAATTTGTGATCCGCTCCGGAACCATCTTACAGTTAACAGACTGCATCTACTAGTTACGTTGATTACACAatttgagtttttattttgttttcgacCCATGTAATGCCGTGGATCGGCTGGTGTTATCCACTATATTATTAAGGGAAGTGAGGAACAGGAAATTTGTGCTCAAAGAAAGCACTACAAATGCCAAAACTTGCTACAATACATTACTTTTCAGCTGGTTTCCATTAATTTCTTCCTTAGCAATCACAAGTCAAGATGTGGCTTCTTTGTGATCTTTGATCGACCATTCTTTGGCAAGAGCATCAATCTGGTTCTTTTCACAGTCTGatctccttttgttttctgtgATTCTTGTAGGGATAGTAATTACAAAAGTTGCTTTGTTCCTTCTCCAAACTATCCAGCTGAAGTAAatcagaaggaaaaaaaaagagaaccgTCGTAGCAGAGTGAAGCAAGAGCATGGAAGTCGTCACTGCCGTCCCTGCTTTCTCGGCCGAGCCAAGTAAGGTATCCTCTATCTCTCTCTCGCCATCTCCTTCTCTCACTCTCTCTCGAGGGGAAAAAAGATCTCCCTTTTGTTTCTCCATCGAATCTTCTGTTGTTCATATCGAGACCGTCGATCAagatccatggccgatccagaGCGATCGGGCGTTCCAATTCGCAGGTAAAGAGCGAAGGAGGTCGTTATCACGACGTGTAGATCGCATATTCCCTTCCTGAGCCGCGACCAAACTGAAAAGTGAGAGCGCGGCGCGCGATTCCTTTTGATAATCATCATGACAACACTCGTGCAATAAAGAACTCCGCTCATGTAGAACACACCCATTTTTGTACCTTCGTTCTAGACTAGGACTGCATTGTTTtttcataattatttattttttgttcaaTGCGTTGTGTCAAAAGGTATTAGTATTTCGACTTGATTTGTTCCATAAAAGGAAATGATACGGTGAGTAAAGAAATTGCTTGTTTGCGACAACAGGTGAAGTATTATTACTCGAAGAGGAATGATTCATCGACGTCCAAGGAGCGGAAAGGTAAGTGGGCTTTAAGCAAGCAGCAGCCGCCCGAAGCCAATTCTGGCCATGCATCCCTTTGCAATGGTACGATTCTTCTTCAACATTCTTCACAGTGACATCTTTTTATGCACTTGCAGTTCAAATTTGTTTAATCTTTTTCATCCAGGAACGGAGTTCCAGCTAGGCGCCTTCTTCGAAATTGATCACGAAAAGCTTCCTCCCAAGTCCCCAATCCAGCTTAAAGCCATCCGAGTCGTAAAGGTGTCGGGATTTCGAGTCCCTTTTCGTGTATCACGTACATTTGGTAGCATTGATTTACATATTATGCGCTTGGGACGCAGGTAAGCGAGGCGACGAGGCTGGAGGTCACGGTGAGCTTCCCGAGCACGCTCGCGTTGCGTAACTACTTCGCGCTATCGCCGGAGACCGGCCGCGACCCAGAGCTGGACGAGAGGTTCGTCATGAGCTCCAACCAAGCGGGAAGGATACTTTGGCGGCTGGTGTCGCCGTCGGAGGTTGAAGAGCAGAAGCACTTGGAGAGCTTCTGGTTGTCGTGTCCTAACCTCCACGAACATTCTCCGACGCCGGTGATAACTAGCGAATCCGTAGCCCCGCAGGAAGAAGAGGCCGGCGAGGGAGAGTCAGTCGTGGGGCACTGCCTCTTAACCATGATCAAGTGCTCTGGCCTCGTCCAGTGGGGGATACGAAGGAAAGTCAAGTACATAGGAAGGCACCGGCAGGCGGAGATGTCGGTGGATGGGCATGAAGAGGAAGTTGAGGAAGATGTACAAGATGACGTTGAAGAGGAGCAGAGTGAGAGGAAAAGGAAGCGGGAGATTGCTGAAGatgagaagaagaataagaagaagaagaaaaaaggaaagaaaaatgagaaaaagTGGCCGGAGAAGCGACAGACAGGAGCCGTCAAGAGGAACACTGATAAGAAAAGGAGTGGGGAAGAGCGGCAATACGGGAAGGGGACGAAGGACCGCTGGTCGACGGAGAGGTATGAAGCGGCGGAGCTGAAGCTGCTGGAGATTATGAAGACCAAGGGGGCCGCTCTAGGGAAGCCCATAATGCGGCAGACGCTGAGGGAGGAGGCGAGGAAGCACATCGGCGACACGGGACTCCTGGACCATCTCCTCAAACACATGGCAGGCAAGGTAGTGACGAACGGCGCCGAACGATTCCGGCGGCGGCACAACTCGGAGGGCGCAATGGAGTATTGGTTGGAACCGGCAGACTTGGTGGACGTTCGCAAGATGGCCGGCGTGTCTGACACCTACTGGGTGCCACCGCCGGGGTGGAAGCCCGGTGACGCCATGTCGGATTGCCCCTGCGGCGGTGACTGCAAGTCAAAAACACAACTCAAAGAGGAAATAGCAACTCTCAAGAGGTTCTTTTTGGATTTCTACATTAATTATAAATCATGATTAGTTCTTCACCTGATGCTTTTAACAAACCGGAACGGGTTCttcttcattgatcattaattTGAACTGCTCGATGGCTATTAATTATTACAGGGAAATCAATCAGCTATGGTCACTGAAGAACGTGGATAATGTGAGTAAAGAAGCACTATCTCTAAAGCAATACATTTTTAATTACAGGGATATGATCAATAATTACCAGATTTAACTTTTTTTTCTCCGCTATTAATTTGTAATTCTGCAAGATATTACTCAACACTAGATCTTAGTATACTAATCTTCACGTTGAATTCACAGGAAAATTACAAGTGCTGGGTGGAGAGGAATCAGAGATATGAAGAAGAAATAAATAACCTCACAAATTTTATGCACCTCTTGAAGGTACGAATTGTTCTATCTAtctcatttctttaatttcattAGTTTTTTTTTGGACACATTCCGGCCAGCGGCGGTTGTTCTCCTTCTAGTTCTGATTGCTTGCTAATGCAATGCATTTAATTTATTTGCACTCAGGAAGAGATCCTTCAGCTGAGAGAGGAGAAAGAGAATAAGAAAGTGGCCATGGAGG includes these proteins:
- the LOC122003764 gene encoding protein AMEIOTIC 1-like; its protein translation is MVEYQSPGEGFNGCEELTIVGKPENRFDEKRWTHKRDTGKPLGSEKNYKGSRDRRGAYRSKKIAAEENKVVGALEDAYHFEISFRTSTFSISLETPFSFAFTAFGKYFRPDKRAPSPVPVSNPLARSGSLAIRPKTLNSSFNMQQVKYYYSKRNDSSTSKERKGKWALSKQQPPEANSGHASLCNGTEFQLGAFFEIDHEKLPPKSPIQLKAIRVVKVSEATRLEVTVSFPSTLALRNYFALSPETGRDPELDERFVMSSNQAGRILWRLVSPSEVEEQKHLESFWLSCPNLHEHSPTPVITSESVAPQEEEAGEGESVVGHCLLTMIKCSGLVQWGIRRKVKYIGRHRQAEMSVDGHEEEVEEDVQDDVEEEQSERKRKREIAEDEKKNKKKKKKGKKNEKKWPEKRQTGAVKRNTDKKRSGEERQYGKGTKDRWSTERYEAAELKLLEIMKTKGAALGKPIMRQTLREEARKHIGDTGLLDHLLKHMAGKVVTNGAERFRRRHNSEGAMEYWLEPADLVDVRKMAGVSDTYWVPPPGWKPGDAMSDCPCGGDCKSKTQLKEEIATLKREINQLWSLKNVDNENYKCWVERNQRYEEEINNLTNFMHLLKEEILQLREEKENKKVAMEAIRVDKGLQCGEDHDSGTSKQEENLKNMEMIDHDDGTTEEEKVKAANYYSGITISSTNDTVISSSNRTSTKTKNSATTNSKKVTSRRSGFRICKPQGTFLWPDMSASAAAVSTIEEHMMLMGSGVPTPHSASSATSAPRLLLLPSPTSAARPAMTARPSEIMTVPTPAPPAAHFHHLQQAGGSYGLYPASVVYHHTVARVWAQTTSTSPPAMLVGVEGNNRAELAAAMASWDAAHRDKGGRGSVTTDLALAPPSTATTLYP